Proteins from a genomic interval of Homo sapiens chromosome 6 genomic scaffold, GRCh38.p14 alternate locus group ALT_REF_LOCI_2 HSCHR6_MHC_COX_CTG1:
- the MICB gene encoding MHC class I polypeptide-related sequence B isoform 1 precursor (isoform 1 precursor is encoded by transcript variant 1; The RefSeq protein has 5 substitutions compared to this genomic sequence), with protein MGLGRVLLFLAVAFPFAPPAAAAEPHSLRYNLMVLSQDGSVQSGFLAEGHLDGQPFLRYDRQKRRAKPQGQWAENVLGAKTWDTETEDLTENGQDLRRTLTHIKDQKGGLHSLQEIRVCEIHEDSSTRGSRHFYYDGELFLSQNLETQESTVPQSSRAQTLAMNVTNFWKEDAMKTKTHYRAMQADCLQKLQRYLKSGVAIRRTVPPMVNVTCSEVSEGNITVTCRASSFYPRNITLTWRQDGVSLSHNTQQWGDVLPDGNGTYQTWVATRIRQGEEQRFTCYMEHSGNHGTHPVPSGKALVLQSQRTDFPYVSAAMPCFVIIIILCVPCCKKKTSAAEGPELVSLQVLDQHPVGTGDHRDAAQLGFQPLMSATGSTGSTEGT; from the exons ATGGGGCTGGGCCGGGTCCTGCTGTTTCTGGCCGTCGCCTTCCCTTTTGCACCCCCGGCAGCCGCCGCTG AGCCCCACAGTCTTCGTTACAACCTCATGGTGCTGTCCCAGGATGGATCTGTGCAGTCAGGGTTTCTCGCTGAGGGACATCTGGATGGTCAGCCCTTCCTGCGCTATGACAGGCAGAAACGCAGGGCAAAGCCCCAGGGACAGTGGGCAGAAGATGTCCTGGGAGCTGAGACCTGGGACACAGAGACCGAGGACTTGACAGAGAATGGGCAAGACCTCAGGAGGACCCTGACTCATATCAAGGACCAGAAAGGAG GCTTGCATTCCCTCCAGGAGATTAGGGTCTGTGAGATGCATGAAGACAGCAGCACCAGGGGCTCCCGGCATTTCTACTACAATGGGGAGCTCTTCCTCTCCCAAAACCTGGAGACTCAAGAATCGACAGTGCCCCAGTCCTCCAGAGCTCAGACCTTGGCTATGAACGTCACAAATTTCTGGAAGGAAGATGCCATGAAGACCAAGACACACTATCGCGCTATGCAGGCAGACTGCCTGCAGAAACTACAGCGATATCTGAAATCCGGGGTGGCCATCAGGAGAACAG TGCCCCCCATGGTGAATGTCACCTGCAGCGAGGTCTCAGAGGGCAACATCACCGTGACATGCAGGGCTTCCAGCTTCTATCCCCGGAATATCACACTGACCTGGCGTCAGGATGGGGTATCtttgagccacaacacccagcagTGGGGGGATGTCCTGCCTGATGGGAATGGAACCTACCAGACCTGGGTGGCCACCAGGATTCGCCAAGGAGAGGAGCAGAGGTTCACCTGCTACATGGAACACAGCGGGAATCACGGCACTCACCCTGTGCCCTCTG GGAAGGCGCTGGTGCTTCAGAGTCAACGGACAGACTTTCCATATGTTTCTGCTGCTATGCcatgttttgttattattattattctctgtGTCCCTTGTTGCAAGAAGAAAACATCAGCGGCAGAGGGTCCAG AGCTTGTGAGCCTGCAGGTCCTGGATCAACACCCAGTTGGGACAGGAGACCACAGGGATGCAGCACAGCTGGGATTTCAGCCTCTGATGTCAGCTACTGGGTCCACTGGTTCCACTGAGGGCGCCTAG
- the MICB gene encoding MHC class I polypeptide-related sequence B isoform 2 (isoform 2 is encoded by transcript variant 2; The RefSeq protein has 5 substitutions compared to this genomic sequence), whose amino-acid sequence MVLSQDGSVQSGFLAEGHLDGQPFLRYDRQKRRAKPQGQWAENVLGAKTWDTETEDLTENGQDLRRTLTHIKDQKGGLHSLQEIRVCEIHEDSSTRGSRHFYYDGELFLSQNLETQESTVPQSSRAQTLAMNVTNFWKEDAMKTKTHYRAMQADCLQKLQRYLKSGVAIRRTVPPMVNVTCSEVSEGNITVTCRASSFYPRNITLTWRQDGVSLSHNTQQWGDVLPDGNGTYQTWVATRIRQGEEQRFTCYMEHSGNHGTHPVPSGKALVLQSQRTDFPYVSAAMPCFVIIIILCVPCCKKKTSAAEGPELVSLQVLDQHPVGTGDHRDAAQLGFQPLMSATGSTGSTEGT is encoded by the exons ATGGTGCTGTCCCAGGATGGATCTGTGCAGTCAGGGTTTCTCGCTGAGGGACATCTGGATGGTCAGCCCTTCCTGCGCTATGACAGGCAGAAACGCAGGGCAAAGCCCCAGGGACAGTGGGCAGAAGATGTCCTGGGAGCTGAGACCTGGGACACAGAGACCGAGGACTTGACAGAGAATGGGCAAGACCTCAGGAGGACCCTGACTCATATCAAGGACCAGAAAGGAG GCTTGCATTCCCTCCAGGAGATTAGGGTCTGTGAGATGCATGAAGACAGCAGCACCAGGGGCTCCCGGCATTTCTACTACAATGGGGAGCTCTTCCTCTCCCAAAACCTGGAGACTCAAGAATCGACAGTGCCCCAGTCCTCCAGAGCTCAGACCTTGGCTATGAACGTCACAAATTTCTGGAAGGAAGATGCCATGAAGACCAAGACACACTATCGCGCTATGCAGGCAGACTGCCTGCAGAAACTACAGCGATATCTGAAATCCGGGGTGGCCATCAGGAGAACAG TGCCCCCCATGGTGAATGTCACCTGCAGCGAGGTCTCAGAGGGCAACATCACCGTGACATGCAGGGCTTCCAGCTTCTATCCCCGGAATATCACACTGACCTGGCGTCAGGATGGGGTATCtttgagccacaacacccagcagTGGGGGGATGTCCTGCCTGATGGGAATGGAACCTACCAGACCTGGGTGGCCACCAGGATTCGCCAAGGAGAGGAGCAGAGGTTCACCTGCTACATGGAACACAGCGGGAATCACGGCACTCACCCTGTGCCCTCTG GGAAGGCGCTGGTGCTTCAGAGTCAACGGACAGACTTTCCATATGTTTCTGCTGCTATGCcatgttttgttattattattattctctgtGTCCCTTGTTGCAAGAAGAAAACATCAGCGGCAGAGGGTCCAG AGCTTGTGAGCCTGCAGGTCCTGGATCAACACCCAGTTGGGACAGGAGACCACAGGGATGCAGCACAGCTGGGATTTCAGCCTCTGATGTCAGCTACTGGGTCCACTGGTTCCACTGAGGGCGCCTAG
- the MICB gene encoding MHC class I polypeptide-related sequence B isoform 3 precursor (isoform 3 precursor is encoded by transcript variant 3; The RefSeq protein has 3 substitutions compared to this genomic sequence): MGLGRVLLFLAVAFPFAPPAAAAEPHSLRYNLMVLSQDGSVQSGFLAEGHLDGQPFLRYDRQKRRAKPQGQWAENVLGAKTWDTETEDLTENGQDLRRTLTHIKDQKGVPQSSRAQTLAMNVTNFWKEDAMKTKTHYRAMQADCLQKLQRYLKSGVAIRRTVPPMVNVTCSEVSEGNITVTCRASSFYPRNITLTWRQDGVSLSHNTQQWGDVLPDGNGTYQTWVATRIRQGEEQRFTCYMEHSGNHGTHPVPSGKALVLQSQRTDFPYVSAAMPCFVIIIILCVPCCKKKTSAAEGPELVSLQVLDQHPVGTGDHRDAAQLGFQPLMSATGSTGSTEGT; encoded by the exons ATGGGGCTGGGCCGGGTCCTGCTGTTTCTGGCCGTCGCCTTCCCTTTTGCACCCCCGGCAGCCGCCGCTG AGCCCCACAGTCTTCGTTACAACCTCATGGTGCTGTCCCAGGATGGATCTGTGCAGTCAGGGTTTCTCGCTGAGGGACATCTGGATGGTCAGCCCTTCCTGCGCTATGACAGGCAGAAACGCAGGGCAAAGCCCCAGGGACAGTGGGCAGAAGATGTCCTGGGAGCTGAGACCTGGGACACAGAGACCGAGGACTTGACAGAGAATGGGCAAGACCTCAGGAGGACCCTGACTCATATCAAGGACCAGAAAGGAG TGCCCCAGTCCTCCAGAGCTCAGACCTTGGCTATGAACGTCACAAATTTCTGGAAGGAAGATGCCATGAAGACCAAGACACACTATCGCGCTATGCAGGCAGACTGCCTGCAGAAACTACAGCGATATCTGAAATCCGGGGTGGCCATCAGGAGAACAG TGCCCCCCATGGTGAATGTCACCTGCAGCGAGGTCTCAGAGGGCAACATCACCGTGACATGCAGGGCTTCCAGCTTCTATCCCCGGAATATCACACTGACCTGGCGTCAGGATGGGGTATCtttgagccacaacacccagcagTGGGGGGATGTCCTGCCTGATGGGAATGGAACCTACCAGACCTGGGTGGCCACCAGGATTCGCCAAGGAGAGGAGCAGAGGTTCACCTGCTACATGGAACACAGCGGGAATCACGGCACTCACCCTGTGCCCTCTG GGAAGGCGCTGGTGCTTCAGAGTCAACGGACAGACTTTCCATATGTTTCTGCTGCTATGCcatgttttgttattattattattctctgtGTCCCTTGTTGCAAGAAGAAAACATCAGCGGCAGAGGGTCCAG AGCTTGTGAGCCTGCAGGTCCTGGATCAACACCCAGTTGGGACAGGAGACCACAGGGATGCAGCACAGCTGGGATTTCAGCCTCTGATGTCAGCTACTGGGTCCACTGGTTCCACTGAGGGCGCCTAG